Below is a genomic region from Arcanobacterium haemolyticum DSM 20595.
TTCGACGATTTTGCTTATGTTGTGGGTGTGGACGTTGCGCGCCACATCCGTGCTACTGCCATCGATATCTATAATCGTGGCCACGAATATTGCGAACGCGCAGGCATTGTTTTGGCGGCCTGCAAACTCGAATTCGGTAGGTCGACTGACGCGGGAGATGATGTGATCGTGCTCGGGGACGAAGCGCTCACTCCCGATTCGTCAACCATGTGGCTAGCGGCCGATTATGAACCTGGCCGTAGCCAAACATCGATGGGCAAACAGTTCGTTCGGCGCTGGCTGATGAATAGTGGATGGGATCGAGATGCCGGCACCCCGCCGCCACCGCTACCACAACACCTCGTGGATGCAACAAGGGAACGCTACCGCACCGTCGTCGATCTCCTCACCTCGTCAGACTAACGTCCCTCATGGTGGGATACGCCACGCACGCAGAGTGAGACGAATCCTCAAAAACCGGAACACCTACTTTTTCTCACCCCTTATCGGGGTTTACGCTGTGCAGAGAAACTCAACGCGAAGGAGTATTCCGTGGATCGACACATCGAAGAAGTGTACGAAGAATCGTTACGCCGTAACCCAACCCAACCTGAATTCCAGCAGGCTGTACGCGAGGTTATCGAAACTGTTGAACCGTTGCTCGTGGCACGTAAAGACTACCGTGACGCCGCAATCTTGGCCCGCGTAGTTGAACCAGAGCGCCAGATTATGTTCCGTGTGGCCTGGGAAAACGATCAAAACCAGGTCTGTGTGAACCGTGGATATCGTATCCAGTTCAATTCGGCGCTCGGGCCTTATAAGGGTGGTTTGCGCTTCCATAAATCCGTGACGCTTTCCGTTGTGAAATTCTTGGGTTTCGAACAAATCTTCAAGAATGCGCTGACCGGCCAGGGGATCGGTGGCGGCAAGGGCGGTTCTGATTTCGATCCGCACGGCAAATCTGACAACGAAGTGATGCGTTTCTGCCAGGCGTTTATGACCGAACTTTCGCGCCATATTGGTGCCGATATCGATGTGCCGGCTGGCGATATTGGCGTAGGTGCGCGCGAAATTGGCTACTTGTTTGGCCAGTACAAGCGGCTGTCGAACCGAAACGAAGCTGGCGTGCTCACCGGTAAAGGCCTGAATTGGGGCGGATCCTTGGCGCGTACTGAAGCAACCGGCTACGGTTTAGTGACCTTCGCTCAGGCCATGCTTGGGGAGCGTGGCGAAGATATGGAAGGTGCGCGCGTTATCGTGTCCGGTTCGGGAAACGTGGCCACCTATGCGATTGAGAAGGCACAGGCGTTGGGTGCGAAGCCGATTTCGATCTCCGATTCGTCTGGCGCGGTCTATGATCCGGATGGGATCGACGTGGCTCTGCTCAAGCACGTGAAGCAGGTGGAACGCGGGCGCGTGTCCGATTATGCGGAACGCCGGCCGAATGCACAATTCTTGGCAGGAGAGAACGTGTGGGGGATCGCGGGTGATATTGCGTTGCCGTGTGCTACTCAAAACGAAATGAGTGAATCCGATG
It encodes:
- the gdhA gene encoding NADP-specific glutamate dehydrogenase — encoded protein: MDRHIEEVYEESLRRNPTQPEFQQAVREVIETVEPLLVARKDYRDAAILARVVEPERQIMFRVAWENDQNQVCVNRGYRIQFNSALGPYKGGLRFHKSVTLSVVKFLGFEQIFKNALTGQGIGGGKGGSDFDPHGKSDNEVMRFCQAFMTELSRHIGADIDVPAGDIGVGAREIGYLFGQYKRLSNRNEAGVLTGKGLNWGGSLARTEATGYGLVTFAQAMLGERGEDMEGARVIVSGSGNVATYAIEKAQALGAKPISISDSSGAVYDPDGIDVALLKHVKQVERGRVSDYAERRPNAQFLAGENVWGIAGDIALPCATQNEMSESDVATLAGNGVKLIAEGANMPLTPEAIAAAQNSHILYAPGKASNAGGVATSALEMQQNAGLTRWPFHKVESRLDQIMLDIHRECLETAAEFGKPGDYLVGANIAGFRKVADAMLDQGII